One Paraburkholderia sp. HP33-1 genomic region harbors:
- a CDS encoding mucin-associated surface protein, which yields MTTNDDGTAGVPDEVVATTTEEPIQEPDASGDVVDVAVAESDDAADAAVAESSDIADEAVAESGDAADAAVAESGDVADEAVAESADVADEAVAESGDVAEEAVAESGDAADAAVAESADVADSAEAESDDAADAAEAESAEAEAGEPADENPTADPVDPAVDEDGEVKED from the coding sequence ATGACTACGAACGACGACGGCACGGCTGGCGTGCCAGATGAGGTTGTTGCGACGACGACGGAAGAGCCGATCCAGGAGCCCGATGCGTCAGGCGACGTTGTTGATGTGGCGGTAGCCGAGTCAGACGACGCTGCAGATGCGGCGGTAGCTGAGTCGAGCGACATTGCGGATGAGGCGGTAGCTGAGTCAGGCGACGCTGCAGATGCGGCGGTAGCTGAGTCAGGCGACGTTGCGGATGAGGCGGTAGCTGAATCAGCCGACGTTGCGGATGAGGCGGTAGCTGAATCAGGCGACGTTGCGGAAGAGGCGGTAGCTGAGTCAGGCGACGCTGCAGATGCGGCGGTAGCCGAGTCAGCCGACGTTGCGGATTCGGCGGAAGCTGAGTCAGACGACGCTGCGGATGCGGCGGAAGCTGAAAGTGCGGAGGCGGAGGCCGGCGAACCCGCGGATGAGAACCCAACGGCCGATCCAGTAGATCCGGCCGTCGACGAAGACGGCGAAGTCAAGGAAGATTGA
- a CDS encoding chloride channel protein → MSMDSHKRDFAANARLPGIFALAACIGVVSTFAAFALLNLIRLFTNLFFFGTLSFVDRSPATNTLGLWVICVPVIGGLIVGLMARFGSEKIRGHGIPEAIEAILFGKSKMSPKVAVLKPLSSGIVIGSGGPFGAEGPIIMTGGALGSLIAQCVKVTSAERKTLLVAGAAAGMTAVFGTPVAAVLLAVELLLFEWRPRSFLPVAVACAVAGFARAIFFGTGPLFPLQTAVPDGWSLLSCAVAGVLSGALASGLSAALYKVEDLFGKLPIHWMWWPALGGIVVGIGGWLEPRALGVGYDVIGDLLHQHIAVQVALALLAVKAVMWVIALGSGTSGGVLAPLLMLGAGLGTVLAHWLPGSEPALWPLVCMAATLGATLGAPLTAIVFAFGLTHDANALLPLLTATLIAHGFSAVVMRRSIMTEKIARRGYHIYREYGVDPLERHYVDEVMTGSVESVDAATTVGATLQTLFGATQLRRAYPVVRDGAVIGVAERMLLERFCAEDPERKHAMTLADVFAQHNPAFALPSETCRLVATRLAVLGLERLPVVADRNSMRLVGIVSRSDLVKPSLAHFEEEHKRERFRRIGPSLGKRRFAPVRKTG, encoded by the coding sequence ATGAGCATGGATTCCCACAAACGCGACTTCGCGGCGAACGCACGGCTGCCCGGCATTTTCGCGCTCGCCGCGTGCATCGGCGTCGTCAGCACATTTGCCGCCTTTGCTCTGCTGAACCTGATTCGCCTCTTCACCAATCTGTTTTTCTTCGGCACGCTGTCGTTCGTCGACCGCTCGCCCGCCACCAACACGCTCGGCCTGTGGGTGATCTGTGTGCCGGTGATCGGCGGCCTGATCGTCGGGTTGATGGCGCGCTTCGGCTCCGAGAAGATTCGCGGCCACGGCATTCCCGAGGCGATCGAAGCGATCCTGTTCGGCAAGAGCAAGATGTCGCCGAAAGTGGCGGTGCTCAAGCCGTTGTCGTCGGGCATCGTGATCGGCAGCGGTGGGCCGTTCGGCGCGGAAGGCCCGATCATCATGACCGGCGGCGCACTCGGCTCGCTGATCGCGCAATGCGTGAAGGTCACGTCGGCGGAACGCAAGACGCTGCTCGTGGCCGGTGCCGCGGCCGGCATGACCGCGGTGTTCGGCACGCCCGTCGCGGCCGTGCTGCTCGCGGTCGAACTGCTGCTGTTCGAATGGCGGCCGCGCAGTTTTCTGCCGGTCGCGGTGGCCTGTGCGGTCGCCGGTTTCGCCCGAGCGATTTTCTTCGGTACAGGTCCGCTGTTTCCGCTGCAGACCGCCGTGCCCGATGGCTGGTCGCTGCTGTCGTGCGCGGTTGCCGGCGTGCTGTCGGGCGCGCTGGCGTCGGGCCTGTCCGCCGCGCTCTACAAGGTGGAAGACCTGTTCGGCAAACTGCCGATCCACTGGATGTGGTGGCCGGCGCTCGGTGGCATCGTGGTCGGCATCGGCGGCTGGCTCGAACCGCGCGCGCTCGGTGTCGGTTACGACGTGATCGGCGATCTGCTGCATCAGCACATTGCGGTGCAGGTCGCGCTTGCGTTGCTGGCCGTGAAGGCGGTGATGTGGGTCATCGCGCTCGGCTCGGGCACGTCGGGCGGCGTGCTCGCACCGCTGCTGATGCTCGGCGCCGGGCTCGGCACGGTGCTCGCGCACTGGTTGCCCGGCAGCGAGCCGGCGCTGTGGCCGCTCGTCTGCATGGCCGCGACGCTCGGCGCGACGCTCGGCGCGCCGCTGACGGCCATCGTGTTCGCGTTCGGTCTCACGCACGATGCCAACGCGCTGCTGCCGCTGCTGACGGCGACGCTGATCGCGCACGGGTTCTCCGCAGTCGTGATGCGACGCTCGATCATGACCGAGAAAATCGCGCGCCGCGGTTATCACATCTATCGCGAGTACGGCGTCGATCCGCTCGAGCGTCACTATGTCGACGAAGTGATGACCGGCTCGGTCGAATCGGTCGATGCCGCCACGACGGTCGGCGCAACACTGCAGACGCTGTTCGGCGCGACCCAGCTGCGCCGCGCCTATCCGGTGGTACGCGACGGCGCGGTGATCGGCGTGGCCGAGCGCATGTTGCTCGAACGTTTCTGCGCCGAAGACCCGGAGCGAAAACACGCAATGACGCTCGCCGACGTGTTCGCGCAGCATAACCCCGCCTTTGCCTTGCCCTCCGAAACATGCCGGCTCGTGGCGACGCGGCTTGCCGTGCTGGGTCTCGAACGCCTGCCGGTGGTCGCCGATAGAAACAGCATGCGTCTGGTCGGTATCGTGTCGCGTAGCGATCTGGTCAAGCCGTCACTGGCTCACTTCGAGGAAGAACACAAGCGGGAGCGCTTTCGTCGCATCGGACCGTCGCTGGGCAAGCGGCGCTTCGCGCCAGTTCGCAAAACCGGCTAA